A region of the Rubripirellula tenax genome:
TTTCGGGCATGGGGAACGTGTTCTATTGACGCCCATGACTCGGCGTGTAGCCTACTCGCACGAGTGTTTTTCGGTTGTGCCACGACCGGTCGTTCCACTCTCACGCGACATTCGAACCCGTTTCCGAGCCACTGATGGAATTGCGGCTGAACGGTTCCCACGCAATTTCCCGTCCGTTCGCGCCTCCCAGGCACCTCATTGGCGGTCCATCATCGCCGGAGCCCCCGATCGATCGTGCAAGCCACATCTAGCCCTCACAAAGTTCAACTCAGGTCTCCGGTCGAGTTTGCGATGCGCGGGATGCTGCGTCGCCCCATCTACTTGGTTTTCAGCCTGTTGGTCGCGATCCTGACCGGCGGCGCCATGGCTCACTTTTTTCGTAGCGAGCGACATCATTATTTCGGGAAAATGATGTATGTCCCCAACCGAGTGACGGAACCACTTTACACGTCCCCAAATCTTCGTGACTTGACCGCTGCGATGGTGAATCCAGTCATGCTGGAGGAATTACGGTCGCGTTGGAACTTGCGAGATGAACTGCAAGACCTTCGCAACCGGTTGGCGTTTCAGATGGCCGGTGAAGCGTCGCTGGATACGTCTTTTTGGTCCAGCGATCCACAGCAAGCAGAAGCTGTTTTACAACATGCGATGGAATACTTCGTCGACCAGTCGCGTTCGTTTCGGTCCGACGCGATTGCCAATCACATTGACGACTTTGAACGAGAAACCGAAGCGTCGAAATCCGCCCAGCGGGCCGCAGGCATTCGGCTGGAGAAAAAACTGCGTGAAGTTAGATTGCAAACGCCAACCGAATTGGTCGCTGAAATCTTTGACCTGCGACGGTCGATTGCCCAATCCACCGAACAAGTTGTGGCGACCCAGGATCGACTACAACTCAGCCGTGCCCAATTCGAAAGCCTATTGGCGATGCGCGAATCGAAAGCAAGCAGCGACTTGGGAATCGGCAACATCGATTCCGAAACCGAATCGATCGCAGATCCACCAACGTCTTCCCAAGTTCAAAACCCCGATGAGAGTCCGGCCCAGGGTGTTTCACTGGCTGTATTCGAAAACGAGAATGAAGCGGCAAGTGTCACTCATGACTTGCGAAAGCAAAAACTGTTAGAAGACCGTATTCGCCGCGAGAAAGAGCGGGCGCGGGCCAACGTCGAAGTCGAGCTTTTGAAAAAGGAATTTGATCGTTCCTCGCTACTTCATCAGAAAGGATTGATTAGCGATGCGCTGCTGGAAAAAGCAAAAGGAGACCTGGAAGTTCTGTTAGTGCAGCAGTCACAGCAGGTCAAAGAAATGGAAGGCCAATTGGATGAAATCCATGAGCGAATCGAACTTCAAACAAACGCACCCATGTTGATCGAACTGAATGGCTCCGCCGCGTCGACGGGCAGCAAACCGGTCGCGTCGCCCGGCGAACCCAACGAAAAACAAACGATCGCGATGTTACGAGGCAGCGAGGTTGCAGCGGACATTCACCTTGAATACCTCACCGAGGAACTCGAAGGCAAAACCGCCCGACTGCGAATCCTCACTGCGATCCAAAAGCAAATCGAGCCACTGGTCAAGGACGTCGACAACGGGGCAACGAAGCTGGACCGCTTGAACGCCCGAAACGAAACCTTCATCCAGACTTTGCGTTCGGCCACCAACGAATTGATCATCGTGCAGAACGCGTCACCGATGATCGACGGCGTTACTACCAATGCCAGAACATTGTTTGCGGCGGGATTCATCGCGTCGCTGGGCTGCCTCCTGGTTCCCCTTTTCCTCGCTGACCTGAGAACGGCAAGCAAACATAAGCCGACTACGCAGAAGGTTTTCGGATTCCCCGTCCTGGGCCGTACACCCGACGCTCGCCGACTTGAAAATGATCCGACGACAGCGGAAGACGAGTTACGGCGGCTGGCAATTCGAATTCGTCACAAATTTGATCACCCGAAAGGCGTGATGACGGTTGCCAGCGGACTCGGTGTGAATGAACTCGACGTGGATGGACTGGTTGCCAAACTTGCTCTGCAACTGGAAAGCGAAAACAAGAAAGTCCTTGTGGTCGACATGGCGGACATCGACCGACACGCGATTGCTTCCCAAGATGCGATGGTCGGTCGGAACGCGACCTTCGCTGAATTACGATCCCAATCGGATTTCGTTTTGATCCGTGCGCCCATGTTCGCCAGCGCACTTCGGCGGGATATCGCCGCATCGCTAAGCGACGCGATCGTCTTGGTGGTGCCAAAGGACGAAGCGAATTCCCCTCGAATGCAACAAGCGATCGTCGAACTTACAGTTCTCGAAACGAGTATCGTGGGCGTCATCTTGGCTTGACGGTGGTTTGCGGCCCGGACGTTCTCGCGGCTCGGTTCTGCGGCACCCATTCGCAGATAGCAGTTAGGAGTTGGTCGAGGGTTGATCTTGGGTGTGAAGCGGAAGTACCCTGAAGGGACCTTCGCTCACGCCTAGCGCAAACAACCTAGAAGTGTCGACCTAGCACGCAAAATCCGATTGGGTCGGTTGTAACGAATAGAATCGCAGCCAAGCGAGCAAACGTGCCCCAGGATGTATGTTTCTATGCACGATAAGCGATTCAGAGAGAGAAACATGTTTGTCGACGCTTGCATCCATCCCGCCAGAAACTTGTCCATCGCAGTTTCGGATTCCATTGATTAAAATCCAGGGTGCCGGGCTGGTGCGATGAACCGTTCAGCGAAAAACGGGCAACTTCCTTACCCCTCAGCTAACACCTAACACCCACGTCCTTTCCGATGAAACGATTTTTGCTGCGGTTTTTAAAATTCTCGCCGGTCATCCTGGTGATCCTGCTTGTCGGCGGGCTGATCGTTCGGGCGGTTTCGAAAAAGGATGACATTGCTAGCGAATATCGCGTCGCGGCACGCCAGGCGGTGGCGGACAAAGATCTGGACCAAGCCAAGTTTTATTACTCTCGCTTGGTCGGTTCCGGCGATCGAGGCAGCGAACAAGACCAGATGAACTGGGTCTCGATCCTGGACGCGTCGGGCGACACACAGGCAGCGCGTGAGATGCTTGAACGGATGGCGCCGGATGATTCGGTAGGTTTCGCGTCGGCCCACCGGCAAAAAGCAATCATGATCGGGGCTGCGATCGCTCGCGAAGGCACATCGCCGGAGCGTGTCGAACAGTTGCAATGGCATCTGCGTCACGGGGCTCGCGATTCAACGCCCGAGAACGACATTCTGTGGGCAAACTATCACTTGGCCGTTGAACAGGTCGACAAAGCAGTCGATAAGTTCGAATCGGCGGCTAGCCGCAAGCCAGAACTGTGGTTCGACATTAGCAACCTATACCGACGGCTGGGACGTACCGAAGAAGCGAATCGGGCGTCGAAACGAGCCCAAGATTACTCTGCCCAGATCTTGCAGTCCGAGCCTACCAATATTGGGCAAAGGCTAAGGTTGCTGGTGCTGTTGGCCAACGAAAAGAAATTCGATCAAGTGGAAGCGATCCTTGGGGAAGGGCTGCGGCTGAACAGCGATAACATCGAACTGCGCAATATGGCGTCCAACTTGACGCTGATTCGCTTGGAAGAAATCAAGGATGACACTTTAGAAGCCAAACGAAATCGATTGACGCTTTTCGCGCAAGCGGCAAAGTTGAACCCATCGAATCCGAACGTCTATAAGGTGCTAAACCAATTGTACGCCTTGAGTGATTCGAAGACGGAGCAGGCAACCATTCGAGACCAACTTGAAAAATGGATCACCGATGGCCATGCCGTTCCCATGGCACACTTCACCTTGGGCAACTTGCTTTGGCAAGAATCCGACACCAAGGGCGCCGTTTTCCACTTGGAAGCGGCGTTGAAAATCGATCCTTCCCTGGCAATCGTGGCGAACAACTTGGCGTGGGTTTTGAGCCAGGCAGAGGAGCCGGATTTTGAACGAGCGGAAGAGTTGATCAAAATGGCGATGGAAACAGCTCCCAAGAATCACTCGTTTCGCGACACCATGGCAACTGTCTTGTTTGAGCAAGAAAAGTACAAAGAGGCGCTGCCCTATCTGGAACATGTTTTGCCGCATGCCGTCGGCGAAAAGAAAGCAAAACTGCACGAACAGCTTGCGATCGTCTACGAATCATTGGGACAGGAAAGCATGGCAAAGCGACATCGCGAGCAAAGTGTAGCCGGGGAAGCGGCAACCGAAACGCAAAGCGAAGTCACGGAAGCAAACGTTCCTGAATCGACGGAGCCTGACTCGACGGAGTAACACAGGCGTCGTCTAGTCTCGGTCCTTCCGCAGACCTTGCAACTGTTGTTGCAGGCGTTGGTCGGTGGGTCGCTGCAGGATCGCTCGTTGAAGATGCTTGGCTGCTTCGTCATGGCGTTTCGCTACGATCAATGCCGCCACCAATGCATCTCGATATCGCCAGTTCGATGGCGACAATCGAACGGCAACATCCATCGCTTCAATCGCTTCTTCCGTACGTCCCTTGGCCATCGATATACGCGCGGACGCAAACGCGATTTCGTCGTCGGCCATTGGGTCGCCCGCCGAGTCGACCGGCCGCGTCTGCAACAGTGCTTCCGCTCGATCGAGCATCGCTTGACGAAACTCCTCAGGAACTCGGCGGCTTTCCGCGGCAAAAAGAACTGCATCTAACCGATCAGGGATCGATCCTTGGATGGATTCGGGATCAGGAATCACGCGAATCAGCGGCCACATCGCGTCGAATCGACTGGGGCGTAACGAAAGAAACCGATGAACGAAGGGCTCGATCGATTCCGGTCCGGGGAAGACAAAGCACCATCGTATCGCCCGATCGATCACATCGGGATTGCCTGACTGTAACCGAACCAAATCCGTTGCCAGCTGCCTCGTCAAATCTGCATTGGGGCCATCCGATGGAGCACCCGCCGTCACAAAGTCCGTGCGAATGATCGGGATTCGAATGAACGGATGCAACGGGCACCGAACCATCGCGTCGATCGCCAACTGCCGGGCAAGACGGATCTGGTCCACGTCTTGGCCTTCTAACAATGCAACAGAA
Encoded here:
- a CDS encoding tetratricopeptide repeat protein; translation: MKRFLLRFLKFSPVILVILLVGGLIVRAVSKKDDIASEYRVAARQAVADKDLDQAKFYYSRLVGSGDRGSEQDQMNWVSILDASGDTQAAREMLERMAPDDSVGFASAHRQKAIMIGAAIAREGTSPERVEQLQWHLRHGARDSTPENDILWANYHLAVEQVDKAVDKFESAASRKPELWFDISNLYRRLGRTEEANRASKRAQDYSAQILQSEPTNIGQRLRLLVLLANEKKFDQVEAILGEGLRLNSDNIELRNMASNLTLIRLEEIKDDTLEAKRNRLTLFAQAAKLNPSNPNVYKVLNQLYALSDSKTEQATIRDQLEKWITDGHAVPMAHFTLGNLLWQESDTKGAVFHLEAALKIDPSLAIVANNLAWVLSQAEEPDFERAEELIKMAMETAPKNHSFRDTMATVLFEQEKYKEALPYLEHVLPHAVGEKKAKLHEQLAIVYESLGQESMAKRHREQSVAGEAATETQSEVTEANVPESTEPDSTE